The Polyangium mundeleinium genome contains the following window.
AGCGTGCCGTCGGTGTGCTCGACGGCGATGCCGATCTTCCCGCCCTGGGCTGGTACAACGCGCCCGATCCGCTTGAAACCCGCGGGGACACGGTCCTCCGGCACTGTCACCACGACTGCGTAGTCCTCGCCGCCTTCGAGCGCGAGCTGGTACGGGTCTGCCTCGGCGAGTGCTGCGGCGCGCTCGAGCTCCGGTGTGAGGAGCGTCGACCGATCGAGCACCACGAGCACGCCGCTCGCTCGCGCCACGTGCCCCACGTCTCGCGTGAGCCCGTCCGACACGTCGATCGCCGCGCTCGCCACGTCCCGCGCGGCGAGCCCTGCCGCGATGCGCGCGATGGGCCTCCGGTAGGCGCGCACGGCCGGGGCTGCGTCCGCCTCCCGCTCGCGCCCTCGGCCGATCAGCACGAGACCCGCTGCCGAGAGCCCGAGGGGCCCTGCGATCGCCAGGACCTCCCCGGGTTTGGCGCCTGACCGACCGAGCGGACGCGGCGTCTCGCCGAGCACCGTCGTCGTGATCGAAATCTCTTGCCCGCGTGCGAGGTTTCCACCGATGATTTGTGTACCAACTTCCTCTGCTGCCTCGCGTTGTCCTTCGGCGATGGCGCAGAGGTCCTCGTCGGTGACGTCGGCCGGCAGTACGAGGCCCGCGAGGATGCCGAGCGGCGAGGCGCCCATGGCTGCGAGGTCGCTCGCTGCGGCCATCGTCGCGCGGTAGCCGAGGTCTGCCATCGAGACGAGGTCGCGGCGGAAGTGGATGCCTTCGACCTGCGCGTCGACGGTCCACACGAGGGGCTCTTGGCCGGGCGCGATCACGGCCGCGTCGTCGCCGATGCCCACGATCGTCCGGCTTGAGCCGTTTGCGCCGAACACGCGCGAGAGCATGTCGATGCGCGCTCGCTCCGAGCTTCGAGCTGTCATGCCCCGACTTTACGCGAACCGGACCGAAATCGCTCCGTGCGAGGGCGGCGCGGAGGGGCGCGACGCGGGCAAACGCACGACGAAGACGGCGCCCGTCGGCTCGTTGCCCTCGATGTGCACGCTCCCGTGGTGCGCCTCGACGAGCCGCTTCACGATCGAGAGCCCGAGCCCCGTGCCGCCGTGCTCACGCGTCGAGGACTGATCCACCTGGTAAAACGGGTCGAAGACCTTGTCGCGCTCGGCGGCCGGGATGCCGATGCCCGTGTCGGTCACGCGCACCTCGACCATCTGCCGGAGCGGCGCGAGCAGCACCATCCCGGGCTCGTCGCCGCCGTCCACCTCGGTGGCCATCTGCCGCGCGACGATCTGCACCGTGCCGCCCGGCGGCGTGAACTTGATGGCGTTCTCGCCGAGGTTCACGAACACCTGCCGCAGCCGCTCCGGATCGCCGAGCACGAGCGGCAAGTCCGCCGGCGCGTCCACGGTGAGCGTGACGCCCTTTTTCGTGGCGACGGGCGCGACCGTCGAGGCCGCCTCGGCGAGCACCGCGCCGATCGCCACGTCGCTCCGGCGCATCATCACGGTGCCGCTCTCGAGCTTCGAGAGGTCGAGCAGGCTCATGATGAGCTTCAGGAGCTGATCACTCTTCGAGTGGATGATCTGCACGAAGTCGAGCTGCGGCCCCGTGAGCTCGCCGGCGATGCCGCCCACGAGCATCTCGCTGTAGCCGAGGATCGAGGTGAGCGGCGTCCGGAGCTCGTGCGAGATCGTTGCGAGGAAGTTCGACTTCAGCTTGTCGAGCTCTTGCTGCCGCTCGTAGGCCTGCTCGAGCGCCGCGTTTTTCTCGGAGAGCTCGCGGTAGCTCTCGCGGATCGACGCGATGTGCATCTTCGAGGTGAGCAGGGCCTTGTGCCCGCTCCAGAGGATCACGTCGAGCACGGCGACGAGGTGCTTCGCGACGGTCTCGGCCGTGGCCTCGGTCGCCCGCGCCATGTGCGGCAAAAGCTCCGCCGCGCGCGCCGGGTCGACACCCTCGATCGCGAGCAGCGTGTCGGGGACGCTCTCGACCTCCGGAGAAAGGTAGGGGCCGAGGATCGCGCGGCCGATGGTGCCGCCTTCGTATTCGATCGGGACGACGCGGTAGCGCGCGCCGGTGAAGCAGCCGTGCGTGGCGCCTTCGCTCGACGTGACGCGGAGGCGTTTGACCTCGGAGACGATGGCGCCGCAGGCGCGGCGGCCCACGGGCTCCTCGTTGATCATCGCGCAGAGCGGGGCCTCGCGGGACGAGCTCGCCAGGCTCACGCCCGAGTTCGACACGATCCGGACGGGCATGCCGAAGACCTGCTCGATCGAGCCGACCATGCCACGCATCGCTTCGCGGTCGACGAGGTCTTCGAGTCGGAGCGGTCCGAGCCCGAGGCCAAGCGCGTCGACGTCGACCGAGCGCTCGTCGCTCAAGGAGCGCCTCCGGGCGCAGCGCCGGCCATCCTCCCGCCCATTCGCGCGGCGATGAGCTCGCGGAATGGCGTCGTCACGCCGAGCTGCTGCGCCGCGGTCGAGACGAGGTCGTCGCCGTCGATCGAGAGCTTGCGCGAGAGCTGATGGCTCTGATCGAGCGAACGCCACGTGGACCAGAGCAGGCAAACGAACGTCTCGACGACGCCGATGCCCCTCGTCGCGACTGCGCGGAAGACCGGCTCCTTGCCGCGTGCTGCGAGCCGCGCGAGCTCTTCGTCGCTGCGGATGTCCGGCAGATCCCGTTTGTTGAACTGGATCACGAGCGGCATCTTCGAGATCTCGATGCCGTTGTCGCGCAGGTTCTGGCGCAGATCGAGGAAGGCGTCGGCGTTGCGTTGGGTCTCGGAGATGCGCGAGTCGGCGATGAGCGCGACGCCGTCGGCGCCTTGCAGGACGAGCCTGCGGGTCGCGGCGTGGATCGGCTGGCCGGGGACCGTGAAGAGCTTGATGCGGAGCGAGACGTCGCCGTCCTTCGAACGGAACGTGAGCGGCAGGAGATCGAAGAAGAGCGTGCGATCGTCCTGCGTCTCGAGCGTCATGAGCCGCCCGCGCGCGTCGGCGCCGGCGCGGCTGTGCAGAGCGACCAGATTTGTGGTCTTTCCGCTCAGCGCAGGACCGTAATAGACGAGCTTGATCGAGATCTCGCGTGATGCGAAATCGAGCTGCACGCTTTTACTATCGCATGGGCCGAGGGCGCACGTCCCCCGGGATCGTCACTTCGCGGCCGCGTCCGTGGTCCAGAGCGAGCGGCGCATGGTTTCGAGCCGCTCGACCACGCCCGTGAGCTCGCGCGCCTCCGCGTCGCAGGCCTGCGTCGCGGCCTCCACGCCGGGCGCCTTGCCCGCTCGCTCGGTGCGCGCGGCTTCCAGCACCTCGATGACCTCGCGGTGCAGCTCTTCGCCCGCGGTCACGACCCACTGGTCGAGCCGCTGCGCGAACTCCTGGATCATCTCGTCGAGCTTCGGGCCGAC
Protein-coding sequences here:
- the thiL gene encoding thiamine-phosphate kinase, which translates into the protein MTARSSERARIDMLSRVFGANGSSRTIVGIGDDAAVIAPGQEPLVWTVDAQVEGIHFRRDLVSMADLGYRATMAAASDLAAMGASPLGILAGLVLPADVTDEDLCAIAEGQREAAEEVGTQIIGGNLARGQEISITTTVLGETPRPLGRSGAKPGEVLAIAGPLGLSAAGLVLIGRGREREADAAPAVRAYRRPIARIAAGLAARDVASAAIDVSDGLTRDVGHVARASGVLVVLDRSTLLTPELERAAALAEADPYQLALEGGEDYAVVVTVPEDRVPAGFKRIGRVVPAQGGKIGIAVEHTDGTLTPLDERGYDHFG
- a CDS encoding ATP-binding protein gives rise to the protein MSDERSVDVDALGLGLGPLRLEDLVDREAMRGMVGSIEQVFGMPVRIVSNSGVSLASSSREAPLCAMINEEPVGRRACGAIVSEVKRLRVTSSEGATHGCFTGARYRVVPIEYEGGTIGRAILGPYLSPEVESVPDTLLAIEGVDPARAAELLPHMARATEATAETVAKHLVAVLDVILWSGHKALLTSKMHIASIRESYRELSEKNAALEQAYERQQELDKLKSNFLATISHELRTPLTSILGYSEMLVGGIAGELTGPQLDFVQIIHSKSDQLLKLIMSLLDLSKLESGTVMMRRSDVAIGAVLAEAASTVAPVATKKGVTLTVDAPADLPLVLGDPERLRQVFVNLGENAIKFTPPGGTVQIVARQMATEVDGGDEPGMVLLAPLRQMVEVRVTDTGIGIPAAERDKVFDPFYQVDQSSTREHGGTGLGLSIVKRLVEAHHGSVHIEGNEPTGAVFVVRLPASRPSAPPSHGAISVRFA
- a CDS encoding GTP-binding protein, coding for MQLDFASREISIKLVYYGPALSGKTTNLVALHSRAGADARGRLMTLETQDDRTLFFDLLPLTFRSKDGDVSLRIKLFTVPGQPIHAATRRLVLQGADGVALIADSRISETQRNADAFLDLRQNLRDNGIEISKMPLVIQFNKRDLPDIRSDEELARLAARGKEPVFRAVATRGIGVVETFVCLLWSTWRSLDQSHQLSRKLSIDGDDLVSTAAQQLGVTTPFRELIAARMGGRMAGAAPGGAP